One stretch of Hymenobacter chitinivorans DSM 11115 DNA includes these proteins:
- a CDS encoding Mrp/NBP35 family ATP-binding protein — protein sequence MAITKEDVLKALSYVEEPDLGKDLVTLNMIEDVHIDGKTVSFSVILTTPACPLKELIHNACVRAIHTMVDKDADVKVNLTSRVTTARAANSAVLRGVKNIIAIASGKGGVGKSTVTANLAIALARTGAKVGLVDADISGPSMPVMFGVEDARPHVFQAPDGRNLIQPIEKFGVKLISIGFLAPSDSAIVWRGPMASSALKQFITEVDWGELDYLLLDMPPGTSDIHLTLVQTVPVTGALIVTTPQKVALADAQKGLQMFRQPQINVPVLGIVENMAWFTPAELPDNRYYIFGEGGGKALADKHEVPLLGQLPLVQSIRENGDYGTPAITQPGTPAAALFEQLAEELARQVSIRNAVAPRTQVVEMKS from the coding sequence ATGGCTATTACCAAAGAAGACGTCCTCAAGGCCCTGAGCTACGTGGAGGAGCCCGACCTGGGCAAAGACCTCGTGACGCTCAACATGATTGAGGACGTGCATATCGACGGCAAGACGGTGTCGTTTTCCGTGATTCTGACCACGCCCGCCTGCCCGCTCAAGGAGCTGATTCACAACGCCTGCGTGCGGGCCATCCACACGATGGTCGACAAGGACGCCGACGTGAAAGTGAACCTGACCTCGCGCGTGACCACCGCCCGGGCGGCCAACTCGGCCGTGCTCCGCGGCGTGAAAAACATCATTGCCATTGCCTCCGGCAAAGGTGGCGTGGGCAAAAGCACCGTGACGGCCAACCTGGCCATTGCCCTGGCCCGCACCGGCGCCAAAGTCGGCCTCGTCGACGCCGACATTTCCGGCCCCAGCATGCCCGTCATGTTTGGCGTGGAAGATGCCCGCCCCCACGTATTCCAGGCCCCCGACGGCCGCAACCTGATTCAGCCCATCGAGAAATTCGGCGTCAAGCTCATCAGCATCGGCTTCCTGGCGCCTTCCGACAGCGCCATCGTGTGGCGCGGGCCCATGGCCTCCTCGGCCCTGAAGCAGTTTATTACCGAAGTCGACTGGGGCGAGCTGGACTACCTGCTGCTCGACATGCCCCCCGGCACCTCCGACATCCACCTGACCCTGGTGCAGACCGTGCCCGTAACCGGCGCCCTCATCGTGACTACGCCGCAGAAAGTGGCCCTGGCCGACGCCCAGAAGGGTTTGCAGATGTTCCGCCAGCCCCAGATCAACGTGCCGGTGCTGGGCATCGTGGAAAACATGGCCTGGTTTACGCCCGCCGAGCTGCCCGATAACCGCTACTACATCTTTGGCGAAGGTGGCGGCAAGGCCCTGGCCGACAAGCACGAAGTACCCCTGCTGGGCCAGCTGCCGCTGGTGCAGAGCATCCGGGAAAACGGCGACTACGGCACGCCCGCCATTACCCAGCCCGGTACCCCGGCAGCAGCCCTGTTCGAACAGCTGGCCGAGGAGCTGGCCCGGCAGGTGTCCATCCGCAACGCCGTGGCACCCCGGACGCAGGTGGTCGAAATGAAGTCCTAA
- a CDS encoding RNA polymerase sigma factor, whose translation MLRVKAGDVDRMGLLFERYHRKLYSFLYHMLGRADTSEDLVQNVFYRMLKYRHTYTGEGEFRTWMYHLARNVLADHVKKNRHSAHHADVTDFSERIGGGQRADEGLQREQEVATLHKALGRLSPENREVLILSRFQELKYEEIARVMNTTEGAVKVRVHRAMNELKTIYLRIEN comes from the coding sequence ATGCTCCGGGTTAAGGCCGGGGACGTGGACCGGATGGGTCTGCTCTTTGAGCGCTACCACCGCAAGCTGTATTCCTTTCTCTACCATATGCTGGGCCGCGCGGATACCAGCGAAGATCTGGTGCAGAACGTGTTTTACCGCATGCTCAAGTACCGGCACACCTACACCGGCGAGGGCGAGTTCCGGACCTGGATGTACCACTTGGCCCGCAACGTACTAGCCGACCACGTCAAGAAGAACCGCCACAGCGCCCACCACGCCGACGTGACGGACTTCAGTGAACGGATAGGGGGCGGGCAGCGGGCCGACGAAGGGCTGCAGCGCGAGCAGGAAGTAGCTACCCTGCATAAGGCGCTGGGTCGGCTGAGTCCCGAAAACCGCGAAGTGCTCATTCTGAGTCGGTTTCAGGAGCTCAAGTACGAGGAAATAGCCCGGGTGATGAATACGACCGAAGGCGCGGTGAAAGTGCGGGTGCACCGGGCCATGAACGAATTGAAAACAATTTACCTGCGCATTGAAAACTGA
- a CDS encoding HEAT repeat domain-containing protein: MNCEQAQHQLIDYLHQELPAAEQARLDAHLAQCTDCQEELQAVRRVWQTLGAVPEPVPSENLRPAFYSMLASYKEEIESAPQARLAGFWQQLQTLLVPGPALRLAYGLGLLVVGLAAGYWLKGSPKVAPASVDQQQLAALTSQVEQMRQVMLLSLIENPSATERLRAVSYTKELSGANDKVIDALLSTLNHDENVNVRLATLEALAQLAHEPKVRLGLVQALKHQDSPLVQSALADVMVQLQERRSVQPLRRLLRQPDLNEAVKSKIEESIKHLSNGRPAAAPATTEPYHETNYSTQPDAAAGLAV, encoded by the coding sequence ATGAATTGCGAACAAGCTCAGCACCAGCTGATTGATTACTTACACCAGGAGCTGCCCGCCGCCGAGCAGGCCCGCCTCGATGCCCACCTGGCCCAGTGCACCGACTGCCAGGAGGAGCTGCAGGCCGTGCGCCGGGTGTGGCAAACGCTGGGCGCCGTGCCCGAGCCCGTGCCGAGCGAAAACCTGCGGCCCGCGTTTTACTCGATGCTGGCTTCCTACAAGGAGGAAATCGAGTCGGCGCCCCAGGCGCGGCTGGCGGGCTTCTGGCAGCAGCTGCAGACCCTGCTGGTGCCCGGTCCGGCCCTGCGCCTGGCCTACGGTCTGGGGCTGCTGGTGGTCGGTTTGGCGGCCGGCTACTGGCTCAAGGGCAGCCCGAAAGTGGCCCCGGCCTCGGTCGACCAGCAGCAGCTGGCCGCCCTGACCAGCCAGGTGGAGCAGATGCGGCAGGTGATGCTGCTCTCGCTCATCGAAAACCCCTCGGCCACCGAGCGGCTGCGGGCCGTGAGCTACACCAAGGAGCTAAGCGGAGCCAACGACAAGGTAATCGACGCCTTGCTGAGCACCCTTAACCACGACGAAAACGTGAACGTGCGCCTGGCTACCCTCGAAGCCCTGGCCCAGCTGGCCCACGAGCCCAAAGTTCGCCTGGGCCTGGTGCAGGCCCTGAAACACCAGGATTCGCCCCTGGTGCAGAGTGCCCTGGCCGACGTGATGGTGCAGCTCCAGGAGCGCCGCTCGGTGCAGCCCTTGCGCCGCCTGCTCCGGCAGCCCGACCTGAACGAGGCCGTCAAAAGCAAGATTGAAGAAAGCATCAAACACCTTTCCAACGGCCGGCCCGCTGCCGCGCCCGCAACCACCGAACCTTACCATGAAACCAACTATTCAACTCAGCCTGACGCTGCTGCTGGCCTCGCTGTCTAG
- a CDS encoding DUF4097 family beta strand repeat-containing protein, whose product MKPTIQLSLTLLLASLSSCHAQAQNREFREQVSREFTLTAEPGRSVLAVYNIDGPVRVQGTGGNKVVVEVTRTIRADNEADLELGKKEAVPGFLQRHDSIVAYMAGPYDSRPHENHGRHSNHRDIDYHYTFEYVIKVPSQMTLNVSTINNGAVTVQDVSGPLRAHNINGPVTLTNVKGPTDAATINGNVEAAYTSSPTGSCRYSTINGDITVQYPPDVAADVRFKSMHGELLTDFPNVENLPVQVVQTKEGSTGGTKYKLSKGTAVRLGKGGNDFRFETLNGDVTIKRRP is encoded by the coding sequence ATGAAACCAACTATTCAACTCAGCCTGACGCTGCTGCTGGCCTCGCTGTCTAGCTGCCACGCCCAGGCCCAGAACCGCGAGTTCCGGGAGCAGGTCAGCCGCGAATTTACCCTCACCGCCGAGCCGGGCCGCAGCGTGCTGGCCGTCTACAACATCGACGGGCCGGTGCGCGTGCAGGGCACGGGCGGCAACAAAGTGGTGGTGGAAGTAACCCGCACCATCCGGGCCGACAACGAGGCCGACCTGGAGCTGGGCAAAAAAGAGGCCGTGCCAGGCTTTCTGCAGCGCCACGACAGTATCGTGGCCTACATGGCCGGCCCCTATGACTCCCGGCCCCACGAAAATCACGGCCGCCATTCCAACCACCGCGACATCGACTACCACTACACGTTTGAGTACGTCATCAAGGTGCCGAGTCAGATGACGCTCAACGTCTCGACCATCAACAACGGGGCCGTGACGGTGCAGGATGTCAGCGGCCCGCTGCGGGCCCACAACATCAACGGGCCCGTGACGCTCACGAACGTAAAGGGCCCCACCGACGCGGCCACCATCAACGGCAACGTGGAAGCGGCCTACACCAGCAGCCCCACCGGCAGCTGCCGCTACAGCACCATCAACGGCGACATCACCGTGCAGTACCCGCCCGACGTGGCCGCCGACGTACGCTTCAAAAGCATGCACGGCGAGCTGCTGACCGACTTCCCGAACGTGGAAAACCTGCCGGTGCAGGTGGTGCAGACCAAGGAAGGCAGCACCGGCGGCACCAAGTACAAACTCTCCAAGGGCACGGCCGTGCGCCTGGGCAAGGGCGGCAACGACTTCCGCTTCGAAACCCTCAACGGCGACGTGACCATCAAACGACGACCCTAA
- a CDS encoding DUF4097 family beta strand repeat-containing protein has protein sequence MKTSFFRLRAGVLLLLLTLSLTVAAQNKEQLVVPLSSPGKPGLLSAKLVNGSITVVGYAGKDVVIDASSRSSRDKDDDNDDNDDGRPAPPKGMKRIASNSGFDLTAEEQDNKVSVKSNSYQRPVNLTIKVPQHFSLQLKTVNDGDIVVENVTGELEISNVNGGVILRQVSGSAVANTVNGPIKAYFKTVTAGAPMAFSTVNGQVDVTLPATAKASLKLKSDQGEVYSDFDLVPEKTAPKVNRTNQNGVYRVSTDSWTYGRLNGGGAEIMMKSLMGNIYIRKAK, from the coding sequence ATGAAAACCTCCTTTTTCCGGCTCCGCGCCGGCGTGCTACTCCTGCTGCTGACGCTTTCCCTGACCGTGGCCGCCCAAAATAAAGAGCAGCTGGTTGTGCCCCTCAGCTCGCCCGGCAAGCCCGGCCTGCTCAGCGCCAAACTCGTGAACGGCTCCATCACCGTGGTGGGCTACGCTGGCAAAGACGTCGTGATTGATGCCTCTTCCCGCTCCTCGCGCGACAAAGACGACGACAACGACGATAATGACGATGGGCGGCCCGCCCCGCCCAAAGGAATGAAGCGGATTGCTTCCAACTCGGGCTTCGATTTGACGGCCGAAGAGCAGGACAACAAAGTCTCCGTCAAGTCGAACTCGTATCAGCGGCCCGTCAACCTGACCATCAAAGTGCCCCAGCATTTTTCCCTGCAGCTCAAGACCGTCAACGACGGGGACATTGTGGTGGAGAACGTGACCGGGGAGTTGGAAATCAGCAACGTGAACGGGGGCGTAATTCTGCGCCAGGTGTCGGGCTCGGCGGTGGCCAATACCGTGAACGGGCCCATCAAGGCCTATTTCAAGACCGTAACGGCCGGGGCGCCCATGGCCTTTTCCACCGTCAACGGCCAGGTCGACGTGACGCTGCCCGCCACGGCCAAAGCTTCCCTGAAGCTTAAGTCCGACCAGGGCGAGGTCTACAGCGACTTTGACCTGGTGCCGGAGAAGACGGCGCCCAAGGTCAACCGGACGAATCAGAACGGGGTGTACCGCGTGAGCACCGACAGCTGGACCTACGGCAGGCTCAATGGAGGCGGGGCCGAGATTATGATGAAGTCCCTGATGGGCAACATCTACATTCGCAAGGCCAAGTAA
- the dnaG gene encoding DNA primase, with translation MARIPKETVDQIIHHADIVEVVGDFVTLKRKGQNMWACCPFHHEKSPSFSVAPAKGLYKCFGCGKAGGVVQFIMDIEGTSYVEALKYLAKKYGIDIQEEEKTPEEQLVQNEKDSQFIVSNWAKDHYQKLLHETEEGESIGLSYLMQRGLNQTTIKTFELGYSLDQWDDLLKAAQKQGFEAKYLEKTGLTIVREDDPNRRYDRFRGRVMFPIHNVSGRVIGFGARTLKANDKTAKYLNSPESDIYHKSDVLYGLFQARQAIRTEEVCYLVEGYLDVLSLHQGGIKNVVASSGTSLTESQIRLIGRYTDNVTVLYDGDAAGIRASLRGIDMLLEGALNVRVVLFPDGDDPDSYIRKVGDQRFKEYLEKNSQDFISFKTRLVSQEAAHDPVKKAEAIREVLQSIAKVPDPIKRQVFLQQTSTTFGIDEQVLITEYNKLVKKDSQRASPSSGQGGSGNSGSGANGRPQSASRPYSPALTTNNQQPTTNLSPEEEAEMAMYGASPDELAAAGGSTGTEADTDLEPVPDLQQACEREVVRLLLLYAAQPLSEDLAVAQYIFGQLEETPLQTPIYADLLHLCRQEMEEGRWPEVRTFIQHSRSDIRMLVSDLATEKYELSPNWSTHQIYVPREVDQLQQACDNAILRLNKVNVQRELSIRLEALRHPMDELALLETLHTIKLLKKMDDDLGNMLGTVIPRGAM, from the coding sequence TTGGCCCGAATCCCGAAAGAAACCGTTGACCAGATTATTCACCACGCCGACATCGTCGAGGTGGTGGGTGACTTCGTGACCCTGAAGCGCAAGGGTCAGAATATGTGGGCCTGCTGCCCGTTTCACCACGAAAAGTCGCCCTCGTTTTCCGTCGCCCCGGCCAAGGGCCTCTATAAATGCTTCGGCTGCGGCAAGGCCGGCGGGGTGGTGCAGTTCATCATGGATATCGAGGGCACCAGCTACGTGGAAGCCCTGAAGTACCTGGCCAAAAAGTACGGTATTGATATCCAGGAGGAGGAAAAGACGCCCGAGGAGCAGCTCGTTCAAAACGAGAAGGACTCCCAGTTCATCGTTTCCAACTGGGCCAAGGACCACTACCAGAAGCTGCTCCACGAAACGGAGGAAGGGGAGAGCATCGGGCTAAGCTACCTGATGCAGCGCGGCCTGAACCAGACGACCATCAAAACCTTTGAGCTGGGCTACTCCCTCGACCAGTGGGACGATTTGCTCAAGGCCGCTCAAAAGCAGGGCTTCGAGGCCAAATACCTGGAGAAGACCGGCCTGACCATCGTGCGCGAGGACGACCCGAACCGGCGCTACGACCGGTTCCGGGGCCGGGTCATGTTCCCGATTCACAACGTCTCGGGCCGGGTCATCGGCTTCGGGGCCCGCACGCTCAAGGCCAACGACAAGACGGCCAAGTACCTCAACTCGCCCGAGTCGGACATCTACCACAAGTCGGACGTACTTTACGGCTTGTTTCAGGCGCGGCAGGCCATCCGGACCGAGGAAGTCTGCTACCTCGTGGAAGGCTACCTCGACGTGCTGAGCCTGCACCAGGGCGGCATCAAGAACGTGGTGGCCTCGTCGGGCACGTCGCTGACGGAAAGCCAGATTCGCCTCATCGGGCGCTACACCGACAACGTGACGGTGCTCTACGACGGCGACGCGGCCGGCATTCGGGCCTCGCTGCGCGGCATCGACATGCTGCTCGAAGGCGCCCTGAACGTGCGCGTAGTGTTGTTTCCCGACGGCGACGACCCGGACAGCTACATCCGCAAGGTCGGCGACCAGCGCTTTAAGGAATATTTAGAAAAGAACAGCCAGGACTTCATCTCCTTCAAAACCCGCCTGGTCTCGCAGGAAGCGGCCCACGACCCGGTGAAAAAGGCCGAAGCCATCCGGGAGGTGCTCCAGAGCATTGCCAAAGTGCCCGACCCAATCAAGCGGCAGGTGTTTTTGCAGCAAACCAGCACCACCTTCGGCATCGACGAGCAGGTGCTCATCACCGAGTACAACAAGCTGGTTAAGAAGGACTCCCAGCGCGCTTCCCCCAGCAGCGGCCAGGGCGGCAGCGGCAACAGTGGGAGCGGAGCCAATGGCCGGCCGCAGTCGGCCAGCCGCCCCTACTCACCCGCCCTAACAACTAACAACCAACAACCAACAACTAACCTCAGCCCCGAGGAAGAGGCCGAAATGGCCATGTACGGCGCCTCGCCCGACGAGCTGGCCGCGGCCGGCGGCAGCACCGGCACCGAGGCCGACACCGACCTGGAGCCCGTGCCCGATTTGCAGCAGGCCTGCGAGCGGGAAGTGGTGCGCCTGCTGCTGCTCTACGCCGCCCAGCCCCTGAGCGAGGACTTGGCCGTGGCCCAGTACATCTTCGGGCAGCTGGAAGAAACCCCGCTGCAAACCCCGATTTACGCCGACTTGCTCCACCTGTGCCGCCAGGAAATGGAGGAAGGCCGCTGGCCCGAGGTGCGCACCTTTATCCAGCACAGCCGCTCCGACATCCGCATGCTGGTCAGCGACCTGGCTACCGAAAAGTACGAGCTCAGCCCCAACTGGAGCACCCACCAGATTTACGTGCCCCGGGAAGTAGACCAGCTCCAGCAGGCCTGCGACAACGCCATTCTGCGCCTCAACAAGGTCAACGTGCAGCGCGAGTTGTCTATCCGCCTCGAAGCCCTGCGCCACCCGATGGACGAACTGGCCCTGCTCGAAACCCTGCACACTATCAAGCTGCTCAAAAAGATGGACGACGATTTGGGCAACATGCTCGGCACCGTCATTCCCCGCGGCGCTATGTAA
- a CDS encoding potassium channel family protein, with the protein MWKRANLSRFVVAVLLTVLGFATGIIGFMTIEGYNFLDAVYMTMITISTVGFGELHPLSAAGRLFVSVYIFFNLLVIAYLVSVLTTYIFDGELRTIFKMFKTDQEIRGYHDHVIVCGFGRNGSKAYHELRANGATVVVVEQSPDLLRDAAQDGGTAIPTVIGDATTDETLLAAGIGRARALITALPKDADNVFVALTARELNPNLKIIARASLKTSESKLLRAGADSVVMPDEIGGSHMANLVMRPEVIRFLEMMNGLGPNKLRLEELSYREIQRSYQGLSIRELDIRSRTGATVIGLKHSTGEFTVSPSADIRPGPGDVLLVLGTDEQIHALAVQFRV; encoded by the coding sequence ATGTGGAAACGCGCTAACCTGAGCCGCTTCGTGGTGGCCGTGCTGCTCACGGTCCTGGGGTTTGCCACGGGCATCATCGGCTTCATGACCATCGAGGGCTACAACTTCCTCGACGCGGTGTATATGACGATGATTACCATCTCCACCGTGGGCTTTGGGGAGCTGCACCCGCTCTCGGCGGCGGGGCGGCTGTTCGTGTCGGTCTATATTTTCTTCAACCTGCTGGTCATTGCCTACCTCGTGTCGGTGCTCACGACGTATATCTTTGACGGCGAGCTGCGTACTATTTTCAAGATGTTCAAAACCGACCAGGAAATCCGGGGCTACCACGACCATGTCATCGTCTGCGGCTTCGGGCGCAACGGCAGCAAGGCCTACCACGAGCTGCGCGCCAACGGGGCCACGGTGGTAGTGGTAGAGCAAAGCCCGGACCTGCTGCGCGACGCGGCCCAGGACGGGGGCACGGCCATTCCCACCGTCATCGGCGACGCCACCACCGACGAAACCCTGCTGGCCGCCGGCATCGGTCGGGCCCGGGCCCTGATTACGGCCCTGCCCAAGGATGCCGACAACGTTTTCGTGGCCCTCACGGCCCGGGAGCTGAACCCCAACCTCAAAATCATTGCCCGCGCCAGCCTCAAAACTTCCGAAAGCAAACTGCTGCGCGCCGGCGCCGACTCAGTCGTGATGCCCGACGAAATCGGGGGCTCCCACATGGCCAACCTGGTGATGCGGCCCGAAGTAATCCGCTTTCTGGAGATGATGAACGGCCTGGGACCCAACAAGCTCCGCCTCGAAGAGCTCAGCTACCGCGAGATTCAGCGCAGCTACCAGGGCCTCAGCATCCGGGAGCTCGACATCCGCTCCCGCACCGGGGCTACCGTCATCGGCCTCAAGCACAGCACCGGCGAGTTTACCGTCAGCCCCAGCGCCGATATCCGTCCCGGCCCCGGCGACGTGCTGCTCGTGCTCGGCACCGACGAGCAAATCCACGCCCTGGCCGTGCAGTTCCGGGTGTAG
- a CDS encoding glycosyltransferase family 4 protein — MPFPPHDGGAIAMYDVAAGLAAAGHRVTVLAINTPKHFQSEAVLSHLPGVRLVTVPVDTSLSPVKALKNLLVGTVPYNVERFISPAVEARLVELLRTEQFDVVQVEGTFVAWYVDVIKRENPKLPVVLRAHNVEYTIWQMLAEGEANPLKRLYLRHLARGLKKFEEDFLPRFDAVAAITEPDQRRLRALGCPEPVVFVPAGVDLTRFQRNPALQAKPRTLFMIGSLNWLPNLEGLDWFLTNVWPQAHEQLPELELHIAGKDTPARLHSLSKRNVVVHGFVESAAEFMQQYDVMIVPLLSGGGMRIKIIEGMALGKCIISTGLGSEGIFVRNGFDIVLGDEPSAWVEFLRRYYHGELDQQAIGQEAARTIARLYDNRRVIEGFLDLYSIAQSRAQLAPRA, encoded by the coding sequence GTGCCGTTTCCGCCCCATGACGGCGGGGCCATTGCCATGTACGACGTGGCGGCCGGCCTGGCCGCCGCGGGCCACCGCGTCACGGTGCTGGCCATCAACACGCCCAAGCACTTCCAGTCCGAGGCGGTGCTCAGCCACCTGCCCGGCGTGCGCCTCGTGACGGTGCCCGTCGATACGAGCCTCTCGCCGGTGAAAGCGTTGAAAAACCTGCTCGTGGGCACGGTGCCCTACAACGTGGAGCGTTTTATCAGCCCCGCAGTGGAGGCCCGGCTGGTGGAGCTGCTGCGCACCGAGCAGTTCGACGTGGTGCAGGTGGAAGGCACCTTCGTGGCCTGGTACGTGGACGTCATCAAGCGCGAAAATCCCAAGCTGCCGGTGGTGCTGCGGGCCCACAACGTGGAGTACACCATCTGGCAGATGCTGGCCGAGGGCGAAGCCAACCCGCTCAAGCGCCTGTATCTGCGCCACCTGGCCCGGGGCCTGAAAAAGTTTGAGGAAGATTTCCTGCCCCGCTTCGACGCCGTGGCTGCCATTACCGAGCCCGACCAGCGCCGCCTGCGGGCCCTGGGCTGCCCCGAGCCGGTGGTGTTCGTGCCCGCCGGCGTCGATTTGACCCGCTTCCAACGCAACCCCGCCCTCCAGGCCAAGCCCCGGACGCTGTTCATGATTGGCTCCCTGAACTGGCTGCCCAACCTGGAAGGCCTCGACTGGTTTCTCACCAACGTCTGGCCCCAGGCCCACGAGCAGTTGCCCGAGCTCGAGCTGCACATTGCCGGCAAAGACACGCCCGCCCGCCTGCACAGCCTGAGCAAGCGCAACGTGGTGGTTCACGGCTTCGTGGAGTCGGCCGCCGAGTTCATGCAGCAGTACGACGTGATGATCGTGCCGCTGCTCTCGGGCGGGGGCATGCGCATTAAAATTATCGAGGGCATGGCCCTGGGCAAGTGCATCATCAGCACCGGGCTGGGCTCGGAGGGCATCTTCGTGCGCAACGGCTTCGACATCGTGCTCGGCGACGAACCCTCGGCCTGGGTTGAGTTTCTGCGCCGCTACTACCACGGCGAGCTGGATCAGCAGGCCATCGGGCAGGAGGCCGCCCGCACCATTGCCCGCCTCTACGACAACCGCCGGGTTATCGAGGGCTTCCTGGATTTGTACAGCATTGCGCAGAGCCGCGCCCAACTCGCCCCGCGCGCCTAA
- a CDS encoding glycosyltransferase encodes MKLLVLLSRFPYPLDKGDKLRAFHQLRHLARHHEICLLALTDEPVTDESYAAVRPLCRGGLHVHALGKPSIALNMARALVKGLPAQVGYFYDAAAQRRLDALLREFRPEHVYCQLIRMAEYLRPHAGKFAMTLDYMDVFSAGMARRATQAPGWQRPVISLEARRLLAYEAAAFEWFRHHTIISDQDRQLIQHPRRQQIHVVLNGIDTDFFQPDDARTPDYALVFCGNMSYHPNVDAAEFLALEILPLVRQQHPGARLLIAGTTPAPRVLALASEAVVISGWLPDIRDAYASARVFVAPMRVGTGLQNKLLEAMAMRLPCLTTPLANNALRGVPGQDLLVGKSAPELAAGISQLLAEPEAAAALAARGLEFVRQHYNWAAATGKLEALFGE; translated from the coding sequence ATGAAGCTGCTCGTTCTGCTGTCCCGGTTTCCGTACCCGCTCGATAAGGGCGACAAGCTCCGCGCCTTTCACCAGCTGCGCCACCTGGCCCGCCACCACGAAATCTGCCTGCTGGCCCTCACCGACGAGCCCGTCACCGACGAGTCGTACGCCGCCGTGCGCCCCCTGTGCCGGGGCGGCCTGCACGTGCATGCCCTGGGTAAGCCCAGCATTGCCCTCAACATGGCCCGGGCCCTGGTTAAGGGCCTGCCGGCCCAGGTCGGCTACTTCTACGACGCGGCCGCCCAGCGCCGGCTCGACGCGCTGCTGCGCGAGTTCCGGCCCGAGCACGTGTATTGCCAGCTCATCCGGATGGCCGAGTACCTGCGGCCCCACGCCGGAAAGTTTGCCATGACGCTCGACTACATGGACGTGTTTTCGGCCGGCATGGCGCGGCGCGCCACCCAGGCCCCGGGCTGGCAGCGGCCCGTCATCAGCCTCGAAGCCCGCCGCCTGCTCGCCTACGAGGCTGCCGCTTTCGAGTGGTTTCGGCACCATACCATTATTTCCGACCAGGACCGCCAGCTCATCCAGCATCCGCGCCGCCAGCAGATTCACGTGGTGCTCAACGGCATCGACACCGATTTCTTCCAGCCCGACGACGCCCGCACCCCGGACTACGCGCTGGTGTTCTGCGGCAACATGAGCTACCACCCCAACGTGGACGCGGCCGAGTTTCTGGCCCTGGAAATTCTGCCCCTCGTGCGGCAGCAGCACCCCGGCGCCCGCCTGCTCATCGCCGGCACCACGCCCGCGCCCCGGGTGCTGGCCCTGGCCTCGGAGGCCGTGGTCATCAGCGGCTGGCTGCCCGATATCCGGGATGCGTATGCGTCGGCCCGGGTGTTTGTGGCGCCCATGCGGGTGGGCACGGGCCTGCAGAACAAATTGCTCGAAGCCATGGCTATGCGCCTGCCCTGCCTCACCACGCCCCTGGCCAACAACGCCCTGCGCGGCGTGCCCGGCCAGGATTTACTGGTGGGGAAGTCGGCCCCGGAGCTGGCCGCCGGCATCAGTCAGCTCCTGGCCGAGCCCGAAGCCGCCGCCGCTCTGGCCGCCCGCGGCCTGGAATTTGTGCGCCAGCACTACAACTGGGCCGCCGCCACCGGCAAGCTGGAAGCGCTGTTCGGGGAGTAG